taacaaATCCCTGGCCAAATAAAGTGAGGAAAATAGGGATATTTGTTTTATAAATTCTAAATTTCTTAAATTATGAAGCTGAAACCATATGCCAGCCAGTAAATTGGGGTAGGCAATATAATATGCTACGCTAGAGGAAATTTACGATATAACATGTCTACTCTTAACCTGCTTGAAATATGACTACTTCTATTGCTACTGCGTATGCAGATATGCACCTCAGTATCATTAATATTCATTTGCTTCTGTCAATTGGTTATGTAGATGTGACATTCTTCCTTAATATgcttctctcttttatttttacTGTTTAAGTGTAGACTAAAATTTTTGCAATGTTCTATTGCGCGTCAACTTAATCTAGTACACAATCCAACATTAATTTTTAATATGATAAGAAATTTCATTAAGGGATAAAGAGGTACAAAGTGGAGGCCAAGGAATCCTACAACTCATGacagaagaaaaagaaacaacatgaagaaggaaaaaataaagaaaaaccatCACATCAAAAGTGCTAGCTAGTCTcattgaaaatgtggaaaacaacaCCCTTCAAAGAGCCCAAATTGAAGCAAAGCAACCAATTCTATTCAAAGCAACAGTGAAGTCAAAGAAACACCACCAAAAATACAAGCCATTCCTTTCCAAGCAAATATGTCCCCCATCCTTTGAAAAAAAGCGAAGATAGTGCACTTCCACAAATTATTAGCATCCTTATGCCATACAAACCTTCTAAAATAAGTAGGCTAGTGAGCCTCTATAAGGTCCAGACAAAGCCATTTGTCTCGTAGTGCCATGAACAATGTGTTCTACATATCCCCAGCAACCGAACAATGCAGGGAAAGATGGGAATGAGACTGGAAACACATAATACAAACATCCGAGGATAATCTGTTATAAGGGCCTCCTACTCTGTAGTATGTTGTTGGTGTTAATTGTATTGATGATAGCTAACCATATAAAAGACTTGACCTTAGAACAATCAAGTGATAgagaaagatttacaagaaaaggTCCCAGAACCATTGAATATCTGTATCCTAGATTCCTTAACAGAAGAAGGGCTAATTAAATACCACAAGGTAGAGAAGAAAGCTCACCCACTTGATAATTAAGACTTCAAAAATTGAAGTACCAAGAAACAAATTCCTATTGTGCAATCATGAAAGAAGAAATAGGGGCATTATGTAACATGGAAAGCCGGAAAAGACATgagaaaataatataaaatgaaacatctCCCACTCACTCGTCCTCCTAAAAATGGTTATAAGGATCACCCCACTTGATATATGATAAAAGGAAAGAACAAAGAAAAGTCTATGGAATAGCTCTTTTACCAATATTAGCATCCGCCCAATCTCTTACAAGACAAATTAACATTTCATTATCTTTTGTGAAAAGGAATTAACGTCCAAAGAAAACCGCCATTGCCATTTACAGACTAAGTAATCTTTTTAGACACCCGAATGCCAAGATCCCACCCACCCGGTCTTAGACCTACAGATTATCTACCAATATTTCCAACTAATTAGGTAATCTTTCTTCTTCTAGTATCCCATGCATatgaatgaaaatgaatgaaaaatCCATTCTAATCCTCATGCACTTACCACCCCAATTGAATCCTGGACAAATTCAATAAGGAGGAATAACGGAAAACAAGCCTGAATCAAAGTGGTATGCCCATTCAGAGCAAAGAAAGTGCCTTTCCGCCCATTAAGATGCTTGGACATTTTCAGCCACCACTGGATCCCAGAAAACCAAAGACCAAGGCGAAAGGAATGCCTAAGGTAAAGGCCAATTCAAACTATCACAACCAGCTAAAGAAGCTAGACTTGAAATCCTAATTGTTCATATTAATAGCACCAGTACCACTGTTGCCATGTTAATCTGCAGTCCTGAAACCCTCTAAAAAATTCGTAGGGTATAAGAATATTTTTAATATCATCAGCCAAAGTTAGTATCAGCAAGAAAGTCTAAAttgggaaatttttttgaaacaatTGCAAATGAGACACAATTGTCTCAATCCCCATAGCAATTCCCTCCATATAACCTCCCCCTGTTGCCCAAGCATCCCTTGGAGCTCTAAATCAGGTTGTAGGTTCTTTATTGATAATGACAAAGAAAGAAGCACTAGACAAGCAACCTTTTGTACAGGACTTACCATTACCAAAGGCCTTCCTAGCAGGCACCTTATCAAAAAACTAAACTGATACGATCATATTCTTTTTCCCAAAATTCCAACTTAAAGTTAATCCCCTTTCCACCTGTGCACATGCTTCACTACCTCATTAGCCACAAAATTGAAATCTAAAATTCGCCTCCTCCCAGCAGAAGCACTCCGAGAGTGCCCTGGGAATGAGAAATAATATCCGCACTCGTCTTATCAGCTAGAACCTTGGTAATAATCTTAAACGCACTGGTCATCAAACAAATTGGCCTAAAATCCTTCAACCTTAATATAACGACTCTTCTTAGGCACTAAAGTGATAAAGGTTTTAAGTTAATGCTTTTATCGATAACTCCTGAAAAACATTTAACAAGTCAATCCTCAACATATCccaaaattcttaaaaaaaatgcCATTTTAAAATCATGTGAACAAGGGGCCTTGCTCATTCCTATCCCAAAAGGCCACCTCCTAACATTatcttcctcaaaaggtctctctaaccaagAAATTTTGTCATTAGAAATTGAGGACCATTCAATCTCTTAATAATGGGCCTATAGTTATCTTCTTCCAAATAAAAGCTTTTTAGAATATCAATAATCTCCTCAACAATCTGAGGAAAACCCCTAATAACGTAAGCTGCTCTAGAGCCCATCTCTTTGATCATATTTTTTCCGTCTCTTCCCTTTAGCCGTCTtgtaaaacataaaaaataaaaatctagaaTTGCAATTACCTTGCCTAACCCACTTAAACCTAGTCTTTTGTTTCCAGCTTCGTCCTTCTTTAGAAAATCAACACATCTAACTTATTCTGAAGAGAGACACATCTCATAACCTCAGCCTTAGACATCCTCAGAATCCTTCATCCTATTTTAAACCCTTGTTTAAGCAAGATAAGGGTCTTTTTTAACCTTAACACCCCAAAAACCTCTTGACTCCATTTTTTCAAAACCTCTTTAAGGTgctttgaatttttcataaactTTCCCAATCTGATACTGAAATGTTCTCCCAGAATTCTTAACCCGAAGAATGGCTGACACGTCTAGTTGAAAAGATGCAAGTTCATGAAAGTCTAATGGCTGGCATTTGACTCCCTCTCACTGACAGTCAGTGGAGGAAAATCAACCGTAACTTTTGCAAGCCACAGTTGCTTAAATTTGGAGTTGGTGCTTTTTATATAGAAGATTTATAACCTTGCCAGCCATGGCTAACTGACATAGGACATATGCTGGATTCATTAGTTTTATGCTCTCTTTGGAGACCAATTCTAAAAATAGGGCCAAAGCTTTGTTGGGCCCTAAAATGAATAGTTTTGAGTTTCATAAATTAGGATTATGTTTTGTTGTGGTTTATTTCATTTGTCTTGGAGTTTTTATTTAATAAGGGTTGGTTTATAATTTCTTATTTTAGTTTTCCAATAAATTTGTATGGTGTGGTACTGTAGAGAAAGCTGGTTGTTTTGTGATGAATTGAATCTGAATGTTTCCTCCCAAATATTCTTCTCTCTTCATTGTTCACTTTTTCTCCTCTCTATTGGTGGTTGTACCACTCAAGGTGTCGctagtctttttaataaaaactaTGGTTTACAGTATCTAGAAGTGAGGGAGAAGCAGTATGATCAGAAAGCACATCTTGATTTCTTCACTGTAAGCTCTTCGTGTTTAAGTTCATATTAGGTTCTGTCACAATTCCttcattttaaaaacttttttctCAGTAGGGATTTTTTCCCCAGGATCCGGTGGTGACAACTCCAGCCATTTCTGGAGTAATGGTGTAAGTGACTGAAACTTCCACCTGCAGCAAATGAAATAATATATGCTTGATCATGTGAAAGTCAACTAGATCAATATTGACTAATTTAGTGTTTAGATACATAGCATCTGCAGATCAGAAGCTCAACGTGAACTACTTGGGACCTGCATCACTTGAAGAGATTGCCAAGTATGATTTTTTCAAATTACATGCCTTTTAATTTGCCACTGTAAGCATTCTTTTGCATAAGCACCTTACATGTGTGATCCACAGCGCATAATTTAAACTTTGGGCGCCACAGTAGGTGTATAGGGCCTTTTTTAATTTATGCTCTTTTGAATATGTGCTTTATGCCCAGTTAGTAGCATGACAACCTTCTTTGGATTTGAGACTTAAATGTAAACTGTTCctagatttttttatttatttgcagACAAATTATTCATGCTGAAGGCCCCTCAGGCCCCAACAGAGACTACCTTTTCCAACTTGAAACTGCTCTTCTTCAATTTGGTGAGTTATTTCAATTACTCGTGGATTCCCAGTTGTAGAATTCTCTTCTTTATTTCCACTTATTTATTTTGTATAGGCTGCAAGGACAAACATGTAATGGATCTTGCGAATGAGGTGAGGCGCCTGCTCTCAGGGAAAGGCCTGACTACTACTTGATCCCTTTTAACATCTATTTAAGTGCTCAAACTTGAGCAGCCTTCAAAATtgatgttttaaaaattaaatagttGGTGATTGAAGAAATATTGCTGGTACTCGGTTCTGCGGCATGTCGGCTTGATGACAATGTACTAATGCTCATCAAGTGAAACTTAAAATCTTTCATTGTTATGAAGTCTGCCTATGTTAAGAAACTCCCTGCATATGTCAAGGGGAATGGCCGAGGTATCCTCATTCCCTCTGGAGTAATGGTTCATGGAAGTCGCAAGTTTGTCTATTTCACTCAGCATTAAACAAATTTTTTGTTGCAGACATTGCTCCCAACTGATTCGGTGTAGTAATTTTCTTCTACCGACCGTTAAAGAGATTTGATTATGAAACCTCTGAAAAGGAAGTCCTAAAAAGAAACCATTGGTTGCCGTTTAATTGACAAATGAGTCATTTTGAAttaaactagaaatgaaaaatcATTCATATTTAAAAGTGATGACTATCATTTATTCGCCGTCTTTGTTTGAAATCAATACATTTTGCCTTTCATTATGAAGAAAGTAAAATTAGCCTATAGTATCccaaatttgttttaaataattTAATGCTATATGAATGATGTGTGCGGAGAAATGGTGAAttatccttgcatgataaattaTATTAGTGAAGGTTGCATCTTTTTAAATAATTGAATACCCCTTAAGtttgagaaatgaaaataaaaattacataTGAAAAAACATTCAACTATTTgaattcaaaaatagtttttgagATATTACTGTAAATTCGTAGCCTTGGCTTGGATGAATTTACCTATTGTAGGGACCAACAAAATATTATGACCCCAAAGAATTAGCTTGACTAGGACAGTAGTGATTATCATTAAATGAGTTTTACATGTGTAAACCATCCTCTGAATATTTGGAAAAGGCATTTTAAGAGGGCACAAAATCTTCACAATTTATGTTGGGAGAATTTCAAGGTATGCAATCAAACTAATACCTCCAGTTCATTGGATTAGTTTAACATTAATGGACCAATCCATAAGAGGTAATTTAGTGGAAGTATACACCTATGGGATACAGAACTTCAATCTCACATTTTTGTCCTATTCTTTGTCCCTTACCTATTTATTTGACACGTGGCCCAGTCTTTAACTCAGTTAATGTAGCCATTAGTTTCAAAGCAACTTTGAACAAAAAGAGGATAAGAGTTAAGTTTATGATGGAAAAAGGAGGTATTTAATATCtcattattatataatttttttatgataattAATACATTAGTTGGATTTACATAACAAGAACTTCGATGGACCATAGTacgctcggtaccgtaactacagtAATGAAGAgtagagtgcaaccacacgtcttgagaagagtgttggtattgaatagttgattgggccagtgaagtgtagagtttccCCTGGAGTCTAAACTAGTATGGGAAGGCCAGTTGTACTAGTAGAGATGGAATATAGTTGCACAATCCtttatggggggaagcatgtcatttATCCATTCGGGGGTGAGttcttatatttatatttgtagatttaaccagAGTATAACAAAAGagagtatatgaaaacagagCATATTTAACAGAGTAGAGTATTCCAGAGATTATAGTTCACAAAGTATAGTTGCAAAATATTTACAGTACACAACTTATAATTGTAAAAGTATTAACAActtataatttataatatttatataggtgtgagttatagtttgcaaatgaaagttaattatagtaaagtattaaatgtattttattctATAGTATTTCGTGTGgttggggcgaagtaaactctccgctcgagggcttactgagtaaggcgagtgctctgataggtatcagttgtaccCATACCCAAACTAAATGGGtaaggttacataaggtatcTAAGTAAAGGGACGTTACATGTATAGGTGTGTAATCTCCCAAATTCTTGGGAACTTTTGCTTATAAATAAtaatgtatgtgtgagtatagtctATAAATGTATTAACAATTGTTGTTGTTGCttaacaaatggttatattttgtatacactaaactcattagccacacattgataataatttattctatccttactgagaggtgtctcaccccattattatcatatcatttttcagatgccatgagaAGTATAGCAGTAATCAGAGTGCAcagtggaagcgtgggtgagATAGAAGATCTTGTCTAgaattgttattgttattatctaTTTGTGTTTTGATGAGTTTAGATCTTTATTGTTCATATTGAGATGAATATTGTAATGTATTGGGATAAACTAGTACTCTGATAATTTATTATGGAGATCTTCTGCTGTTttatattatggtatcagagatttatttagaATAACCCTTTGGACCCCactttcgggtttggggttttacatgtggtatcagagttttaggttgttaggttctgcagactttagggcagattaatactagagtataggttcgagttaggacgaggataggaatgggtagctTAGGATACTGGTAGgagaatttgagttttgtttcatggcttggaggcagaaatctcttgatggtcttctgtgatttTGTGAATTAGTCACGAGtttcaaaaaatcatggtaaatccatcgacggtgatgtttccgagtagaGAAACTGGAAGTTgaaatttgaactcgaaggttaggttggttgatttgtggAGAAAagtctgtgatgacccaaaattatatatgtgattaaagcacaataataataaaataataaaaacggtcattgagttaatatcaatatagaagtgtctttctgtaggatctttgattccatgtttgatgcctaagaaagaccttgtctaagcgaatgctcagagaccattgcggctcagtcgctccctggaggtcgaccTGGTCAAAATGTAATTTCATTGGATAAACaagatagatactgtttgtacacgtaaataagtatatatacataaaatagtgttttgacagacataatttgtaaaaatacataataagatgataataatataggtatcatatgtggggcccacaagactatgtggggtccacatgagtctcggagccgcaagacactgtttatatacataaataagtacataaaataatgttttgactgatataatttgtaaaaatatataatataataataataatataggtatcatatgcgggacccacaagactgtgtggggtccacatgagtcccgaaaccgtatggaggtttacacgagtctcaaagctatgtaggatacataaaatattataagagttattcgagttacgtaggatctatttgaatctcgaagttgtgtggggcccacaagaccatgtggggcccacatgagtttttaaaatttaaatttaatttttgttcaaaaataaataataaaataaataaatactaaaaatagtttaaaagtaataacaatgataataataatgataataatgattaagaaaaataataaaataataaaataattaattaactaattgattaatttatTAGGTAagtggttaattaaaaatttatttaatgggaatggtggcaagcactcccacatggcctccatctccatcccatactcaacccataccttacccatcccttgcctattctttaatttttttaaaaaattataatttcacccatctccctacacttttataaatttcatttattccccaaaattttcctataaatagggagctctcaaccttcattttttacaacaatttttcaaggaagagaaggattagtgagtgaaaaaatttgtcgtggagagagaatttttgaataaattctcaatcaccccactctttccgatctcatttcttagagatagttatagtgttcgtaaggaaaaaggtaagtaaattttgattatgttagtttttttttatttaaaattcatacccgaatttattttataagtaaatttcaattatgttaattagttctataaaattttcataagtttatttttacgcgtatttgattataccagttctatctttaatatacttgcatctatttttgggttaagaaatgttctaatcctctcggataaatttttaacatttctttctattcaaaaataaaattatatatatttttaacacaaaaattgtgtggcatgagtttatttctacgttatatttttttatgaaaatatgagtaaagatgagattttcacgatattattttaaatggcataaattataataagatgattttaaaactccttacggcaacgaaagttcaaagttacagatgctcggtaccgcagcttaaagtttatacggatcagagtgcacccacactgtttatagagtgattatttatgttagtggatttctcctgagtgcacacctagttctgaaccaagacttaataaggaaaatctcacttaaagtttacgtaagTTGATTTagttggtcggccagccagctaagtccagtcttcggaccgcacaacccagtcatgggggtaaacatgacttacggcaaacagacctaagggtggtttttataatatatgtttatacatatttaattacgtatacaaagttactgatgatttgaaggaaaagtgtaagtttacgtgaaaagaatcattttggtgcttaaatgacgatctaaggaaaacgtataaggaaaagtatatgtatatttatcattaaatgtttatacaattttaaagttaaaagtttaatttaaaagttatagtatataattataaaattttattgttgtaattgatgacaaaagttttatgcagaaatctttttaaatttatatttattcaaaaagaaattttgaagttatagtattaaatattgttttacgaaatttttaaaaagctcattttggccacacactaataataatcttatttacttactgagcgtcgtctcactccaagcatatttttatttcagataactctgaagagcatgttggaaatcaggcttagcaagcatgcgggtggggattagaaaaataaagattgattagaaatattagtatgattttagatatttatgtttgtgtaattttcttcttttgaaataagtgattgtaatatggataattagtgctctggttaaataacaattgagtttattttgcttccgctgtaaattagtagtaaaaagttaatatcccaggcccctcggggttggggtgttacaaagtCTTTGAAAGAGAATCTTGGAAATTTAAGTGCTGTGATTTGAcagtttgtggtcaagttgggtaTTTGATGTTTTTAAAAGAGGATTTGAATGTTAAGTAACGTATTTATGCATATCTGTGGAGTATATTGAATTTGTAGTATAATGATGGTCAAGTAATTTTAGGGTTATGTATAATGATTGATtaataaattttgagaacgaaatttctataaagaggggagaatgtaacgaccccaaaaattataggcatggaagtgtaaaataaataaataaaaattattaattaaataatataatataatataatataataatatattaatataatataaatattttatatatatatagattttggaTGCTTAAAGAAGCATCAAGATTCAATTGAATGGAATTTCAATTGAACCCACCCTCAcactctcaactctctctctccactctctCCGTTCTCTTTCCTCAACCCCTCCCTCTCTTCTCGATTTCCTTGACCAAACGTGTGGCGAtcgaagaacggaaaatacccttgggttccaaaatccaccaccaacattttaaccaaagtagatttgtcgtaggatcatcgtaggcaccactctaatgtcaaggtaaggggaataaattatgtcaggaatttttataatttaaccgattaaattgtaatatgagactACAGAAATTATATACACGTTTTTGTGAATATTCTGGCATATGAAAATTGGATTTTgggttattattactattattagttgATTAAACTGGTGTTTGTGAGTCTAGGGATTTTTATAGTAATTGCATTTCAAAGTTTAATTGATTTAATTAAAGTATATGATTTCTTGATTATTGTAAcagattttctgaatgatttgatCGGTTAAAATtattgatttgatttattaaatatattttgtaaaagaattaaagtgagtagaGTTGATTATCTTCGTTTTCctattaaatacatattttgagttagataaattgtggagatgacTAAACCTATGTTTTCGATAAAATAGATATTGAAAATAGAATGACCGGGTTTcaagtagtttatataattatgagaaacactcacatcgtgtggcatgagaaagaatattattgtttaattaaagttatgagttATAGTATGGCATattgatatactgaaatgtgtgggtattatactatttttggaactgtggaaaagaaagtaaagtatagagtattattattgttaaattgtaATGTATGATTTAAGAACTCTAATGGACCATAGCACGCTCGGTACTGTAACTATAGTAATGAAGAgtagagtgcaaccacacgtttcgaggagagtgttggtattgaattgTTGATTAGGCCAATGAAGTGTGGAGTTCCCCCGAGATTCTAAACCAGCATGGGAAGGCTAGTCGTACTAGTAGAGATGGAGTATAGTTAACTTAGCCTAGTGGTAGATCGgctagggttaagtccagcctacgggccgcacaacccgtcatgggggaagCATGTCATTTATTCATTCAAGggtgagttcttatattcatatttgtagattgAACCAGAGTATAACAGACTAGAGTATATGAAAAAAGAGCATATTTAACAGAGTATAACAGAGCAAAGTATTTTAGAAATTACAGTTCATAGAGTATAGTTGCAAAGTATTTACAGTACACAACTTATAGTTGTAAAAGTATTAATAGCTTAtagtttataatatttatataagtgtgagttatagtttgcaaatgaaagttaattatagcaaagtattaaatttattttattttgtagtatTTTGTGTGGTTAGGACGAAGTAAACTtttcgctcgagggcttgctgagtaaggcgagtgccctgataggtatccgttgtagccacacccaaactaaatgggtaaggttacataaggtatcGGAGAAAAGGGGTgttacatgtatgagcgtgtaatctccccaattctcgggaactctcgcttataaataataatatatgtatgagtatggtctataaatgtattaacaattgttgttgttgattaaTAAATAGTTATaatttgtatacactaaactcattggccacacattgatgataatttattccatccttactgaaaggtgtctcaccccatcattatcatatcatttttcagttGCCAtgatgtagtgatccaaaaataaaataaaataaaataaaaataaaaatttaatttttttaaattaaat
The sequence above is a segment of the Malania oleifera isolate guangnan ecotype guangnan chromosome 8, ASM2987363v1, whole genome shotgun sequence genome. Coding sequences within it:
- the LOC131163136 gene encoding gamma-glutamylcyclotransferase 2-3, which gives rise to MVFWVFGYGSLIWKAGFNYDARLVGFIKGYRRVFYQGSTDHRGTPEYPGRTVTLEPAEGEVCWGVAYKISGKEDEQIALTYLEVREKQYDQKAHLDFFTDPVVTTPAISGVMVYIASADQKLNVNYLGPASLEEIAKQIIHAEGPSGPNRDYLFQLETALLQFGCKDKHVMDLANEVRRLLSGKGLTTT